The following are from one region of the Georgenia sp. M64 genome:
- a CDS encoding HAD-IC family P-type ATPase: MAELPAGAAAALPGSSRAGTAETRLSATVPAGTVPAGTVPAGTVPADTGLTAAEVAERVRAGQVNRTSERPSRTGAQILRANLLTRFNVLLGALLAVILVVGPLQDALFGIVIVANAAVGIVQELRAKRTLDRLSVLEAPVATVVRDGATTPVGAAEVVLGDAVEVHRGDQLVVDGPLLRAEGLEIDESLLTGEAAPEPRGVGETVLSGSFVVAGSGRYRADRVGENAYAVTLAAEARRFTLVASEIRDALDRVLRVITWVLVPTAVLLVATQLLVEQESLATAVRSSVAGVVGMVPEGLVLLTSVAFAVGVVRLGARGVLVKELPAIEGLARVDVVGIDKTGTLTEPAMSVAAVVAFGDGPAEEALGAVAHADANPNASTLALARAFPAPDGWVVTDEVPFSSARKWSAVTVAGHGTWVLGAPEVLLPPGAPAVAEAERRAGAGQRVLLLARAGELPGTPTTSELPGTPAAGELPGTPAAGELPAGGTVRAGGTDRQPPRALVAVALVALAERVRPDAAATLRYFAAEGVEVKVISGDSPRTASAVAAQLALPGADRPVDARTLGPDLGDAVEGATVLGRVTPQQKRDMVRALRGRGHVVAMTGDGVNDVLALKEADIGVAMGSGAPAARAVAQLVLMDDRFDVLPGVVAEGRRVIANIERVAHLFLTKTVYVAVLALAVGVAQLPFPFFPRHLTVVSTLTIGVPAFFLALAPNLERSRPDFLGRVLRFAVPAGTVAAAATFGGYALVLGAGLGVGAARTTATVVLLGVGLSVLTLLMLPLRRWEVGLVAALAGTFAGLMLVPWTRSFLALTTLPPRAWAVAGSLVLGAGLALVGVHRLAHREPPPAGVPPAGPARQSRARVSGSAEPP, from the coding sequence ATGGCCGAGCTGCCCGCCGGGGCCGCCGCCGCGCTCCCCGGGTCCTCCAGGGCGGGGACTGCCGAGACCCGACTCTCGGCGACCGTGCCGGCCGGGACGGTGCCTGCTGGAACGGTGCCTGCTGGGACGGTGCCTGCCGACACCGGGCTCACCGCTGCCGAGGTCGCCGAACGGGTCCGGGCCGGCCAGGTCAACCGCACGAGCGAGCGACCCAGCCGCACCGGCGCGCAGATCCTCCGGGCGAACCTCCTCACCCGCTTCAACGTCCTCCTCGGCGCCCTGCTCGCGGTGATCCTCGTCGTCGGGCCCCTGCAGGACGCGCTCTTCGGGATCGTCATCGTCGCCAACGCCGCGGTGGGGATCGTCCAGGAGCTGAGGGCCAAGCGCACGCTCGACCGCCTCTCGGTGCTCGAGGCCCCCGTCGCGACGGTCGTGCGCGACGGCGCCACCACCCCGGTCGGCGCCGCGGAGGTCGTGCTCGGGGACGCGGTGGAGGTCCACCGCGGCGACCAGCTCGTCGTCGACGGGCCGCTGCTGCGCGCGGAGGGCCTGGAGATCGACGAGTCCCTCCTCACCGGCGAGGCCGCTCCCGAGCCCCGTGGGGTCGGCGAGACGGTCCTGTCGGGCAGCTTCGTCGTCGCCGGGTCGGGCCGGTACCGCGCCGACCGGGTGGGCGAGAACGCCTACGCCGTGACGCTGGCGGCCGAGGCCCGGCGGTTCACCCTCGTGGCCAGCGAGATCCGCGACGCGCTCGACCGCGTGCTCCGGGTGATCACCTGGGTGCTCGTCCCCACGGCGGTGCTGCTCGTGGCGACCCAGCTCCTCGTCGAGCAGGAGTCGCTCGCGACGGCGGTGCGCTCCTCCGTCGCGGGTGTCGTCGGCATGGTGCCCGAGGGGCTGGTGCTGCTCACCTCGGTGGCGTTCGCCGTCGGGGTCGTCCGGCTGGGTGCGCGCGGGGTGCTCGTCAAGGAGCTGCCGGCCATCGAGGGGCTGGCGCGGGTCGACGTGGTCGGGATCGACAAGACCGGCACCCTCACCGAGCCCGCGATGTCGGTGGCCGCCGTCGTGGCCTTCGGCGACGGCCCGGCCGAGGAGGCGCTCGGGGCCGTCGCCCACGCCGACGCGAACCCCAACGCCTCCACCCTCGCCCTCGCGCGCGCCTTCCCCGCGCCGGACGGGTGGGTGGTGACCGACGAGGTGCCGTTCTCCTCGGCCCGGAAGTGGAGCGCGGTCACGGTGGCCGGGCACGGGACGTGGGTGCTGGGTGCCCCCGAGGTGCTCCTCCCGCCCGGTGCGCCGGCCGTGGCCGAGGCGGAGCGGCGGGCGGGCGCCGGGCAGCGGGTGCTGCTCCTGGCCCGCGCCGGCGAGCTCCCCGGGACGCCGACGACGAGCGAGCTCCCCGGGACGCCGGCGGCGGGCGAGCTCCCCGGGACGCCGGCGGCGGGCGAGCTCCCTGCCGGAGGGACGGTGCGGGCCGGGGGCACGGACCGACAGCCCCCACGCGCGCTCGTCGCCGTAGCTCTCGTCGCCCTGGCCGAGCGGGTCCGCCCCGACGCCGCCGCCACGCTGCGCTACTTCGCCGCCGAAGGGGTCGAGGTGAAGGTCATCTCCGGCGACAGCCCGCGGACCGCCTCCGCGGTGGCCGCCCAGCTCGCCCTGCCGGGGGCGGACCGGCCGGTCGACGCCCGTACCCTCGGACCGGACCTCGGCGACGCCGTGGAAGGCGCAACCGTCCTGGGCCGGGTGACGCCGCAGCAGAAGCGGGACATGGTCCGGGCGCTGCGCGGCCGCGGGCACGTCGTCGCCATGACCGGCGACGGCGTCAACGACGTCCTGGCGCTGAAGGAGGCGGACATCGGCGTGGCCATGGGCAGCGGCGCGCCGGCGGCCCGGGCGGTGGCCCAGCTCGTGCTCATGGACGACCGGTTCGATGTCCTGCCCGGCGTCGTCGCGGAGGGCCGCCGTGTCATCGCCAACATCGAGCGCGTCGCGCACCTGTTCCTCACCAAGACCGTCTACGTCGCCGTCCTGGCCCTCGCGGTCGGGGTGGCCCAGCTGCCGTTCCCGTTCTTCCCGCGGCACCTCACCGTCGTCTCCACCCTCACCATCGGTGTGCCCGCTTTCTTCCTCGCCCTGGCACCGAACCTCGAGCGCTCCCGGCCCGACTTCCTCGGCCGGGTGCTGCGTTTCGCCGTGCCGGCCGGGACCGTCGCGGCGGCGGCGACCTTCGGCGGCTACGCCCTGGTGCTCGGCGCCGGCCTGGGCGTCGGCGCCGCCCGGACGACGGCGACGGTGGTCCTCCTCGGCGTCGGCCTGAGCGTCCTCACCCTGCTCATGCTGCCGCTGCGACGCTGGGAGGTGGGCCTCGTCGCGGCGCTGGCCGGCACGTTCGCCGGGCTCATGCTGGTGCCGTGGACGCGGTCCTTCCTCGCCCTGACCACCCTGCCGCCGCGGGCGTGGGCGGTCGCCGGCTCCCTCGTGCTCGGGGCCGGGCTCGCGCTCGTCGGCGTGCACCGTCTCGCCCATCGCGAGCCCCCGCCCGCCGGGGTGCCGCCGGCGGGGCCGGCCCGTCAGAGCCGGGCGAGGGTCTCCGGGTCGGCCGAGCCGCCGTAG
- a CDS encoding DUF222 domain-containing protein: MAAEAVVDPGTALAAGVGDLLTACAALAEVDVHGVAFTALAETAGALERVRRQVAGLEARVLAAVDADGRWATGGARTLPAWVRQITGAHPATAARRVRTARALRDVLPAAAAALAAGDISDEHVGVLIRHATDTPARVAQLADPEMGEEFLVGCAAGLDVARFTRLVAHWAIRTDPDAADRSYADDLDREELFISDVPGGSLLRGFLATANATALKEALTARTGVPPAGDTRTPAQRRAAALNGITHLALDSGTLQPTARIRPHLAVTTTLDTLLALTAASAGGADGASGSRGAGQSDPGTGTGAGAGDVGAGGGQDTDVLARITADLDPGVLAGVEAATLADNTPIPFTLLARLACASAVHRVIFGPDAEILDVGREERLFTTAQTRAIIARDRHCQYPGCDAPPGEGEIHHNLWWYAHHGPTDITNAILLCWHHHDHVHAQHITIERHPTHWRFLDRHGTPIGKTAIRAPGSPPTPNSPD; encoded by the coding sequence GTGGCGGCGGAGGCGGTGGTCGATCCCGGGACCGCGCTGGCGGCCGGGGTCGGCGACCTGCTCACCGCGTGCGCGGCCCTGGCCGAGGTGGACGTGCACGGGGTGGCGTTCACCGCCCTGGCCGAGACCGCCGGCGCGTTGGAGCGGGTCCGCCGTCAGGTCGCGGGCCTGGAGGCCAGGGTCCTGGCCGCGGTCGACGCCGACGGGCGGTGGGCCACCGGCGGGGCCCGGACCCTGCCCGCCTGGGTGCGCCAGATCACCGGCGCCCACCCCGCGACCGCCGCCCGGCGGGTGCGTACCGCCCGGGCCCTGCGCGACGTCCTGCCCGCCGCCGCGGCGGCCCTGGCGGCCGGGGACATCAGTGACGAGCACGTCGGTGTCCTCATCCGCCACGCCACCGACACCCCCGCTCGGGTGGCGCAGCTGGCCGACCCCGAGATGGGTGAGGAGTTCCTCGTCGGCTGCGCGGCGGGCCTGGACGTGGCCCGGTTCACCCGCCTGGTCGCCCACTGGGCCATCCGCACCGACCCCGACGCCGCCGACCGCTCCTACGCCGATGACCTGGACCGGGAGGAGCTGTTCATCTCCGACGTCCCCGGCGGGTCCCTCCTGCGCGGCTTCCTCGCCACCGCCAACGCCACCGCCCTGAAAGAAGCCCTGACCGCCCGCACCGGCGTCCCGCCCGCCGGAGACACCCGCACCCCCGCCCAACGCCGCGCCGCGGCCCTGAACGGCATCACCCACCTCGCCCTGGACTCCGGCACCCTCCAACCCACCGCCCGGATCCGCCCCCACCTGGCCGTGACCACCACCCTGGACACCCTCCTCGCCCTCACCGCCGCCTCCGCCGGCGGCGCCGACGGCGCCAGCGGCTCACGCGGCGCCGGGCAGAGCGATCCCGGCACCGGCACCGGTGCCGGTGCCGGTGACGTCGGCGCGGGCGGCGGTCAGGACACGGACGTCCTGGCGCGGATCACCGCCGACCTCGACCCGGGCGTCCTGGCCGGGGTCGAGGCCGCGACCCTGGCCGACAACACCCCCATCCCCTTCACCCTCCTCGCCCGCCTGGCCTGCGCCAGCGCCGTCCACCGCGTCATCTTCGGCCCCGACGCCGAGATCCTCGACGTCGGCCGCGAGGAACGCCTCTTCACCACCGCCCAAACGAGGGCGATCATCGCCCGCGACCGCCACTGCCAGTACCCCGGCTGCGACGCCCCACCCGGCGAGGGCGAGATCCACCACAACCTCTGGTGGTACGCCCACCACGGCCCCACCGACATCACCAACGCCATCCTGCTGTGCTGGCACCACCACGACCACGTCCACGCCCAACACATCACCATCGAACGCCACCCCACCCACTGGCGATTCCTCGACCGCCACGGCACCCCCATCGGCAAGACCGCGATCCGAGCGCCCGGCTCACCGCCGACGCCCAACAGCCCGGACTGA
- a CDS encoding PTS transporter subunit EIIC: protein MGSVNYRTLAEDILQEVGGEQNVTSATHCATRLRLKLRDESKADKAAIEKLPGVITVMQAGGQYQVVIGNNVPTVYAELGKISKLTDDDHAGADAPAGGNIFNRFIDLISSIFQPVLWPLAGAGLLKAFLSMANQFGWLAAESQTNVILAAAADALFYFLPMFLAITSAKRFRTNQFTSMAIAGALVYPSIVALATAGEPVAFAGVPVVMMNYTNSVIPIIVAVWLQSHLERFLAKVLPDAIRNFSVPLLTILVMVPLVLMTVGPVTTAAAEAISSGVNAIFGVAPWLAGAILGGFWQVFVLFGLHWGLVPVMINDLSTQGFSILSGPLVAAVLAQAAAALAVAIRSHSAARREVAATGSLSGSSPASPNRSSTASTCR from the coding sequence ATGGGATCCGTGAACTATCGGACGTTGGCCGAGGACATCCTCCAGGAGGTCGGCGGCGAGCAGAACGTGACGAGCGCTACGCACTGCGCCACCCGCCTGCGGCTGAAGCTGCGCGACGAGAGCAAGGCCGACAAGGCCGCCATCGAGAAGCTCCCCGGGGTCATCACCGTGATGCAGGCCGGCGGCCAGTACCAGGTGGTCATCGGCAACAACGTGCCGACGGTCTACGCCGAGCTCGGCAAGATCTCGAAGCTGACCGACGACGACCACGCCGGCGCCGACGCCCCGGCCGGGGGCAACATCTTCAACCGCTTCATCGACCTCATCTCCTCGATCTTCCAGCCCGTCCTGTGGCCGCTCGCCGGAGCGGGACTCCTCAAGGCCTTCCTGAGCATGGCCAACCAGTTCGGCTGGCTCGCGGCCGAGTCCCAGACCAACGTCATCCTGGCTGCGGCCGCCGACGCGCTGTTCTACTTCCTGCCGATGTTCCTGGCGATCACGTCCGCCAAACGGTTCCGGACCAACCAGTTCACCTCGATGGCCATCGCAGGCGCCCTCGTCTACCCGTCGATCGTGGCACTGGCCACCGCGGGCGAGCCCGTGGCCTTCGCAGGGGTGCCGGTCGTCATGATGAACTACACGAACTCGGTCATCCCGATCATCGTGGCGGTCTGGCTCCAGAGCCACCTCGAGCGCTTCCTCGCCAAGGTCCTCCCCGACGCGATCCGCAACTTCAGCGTCCCGCTGCTGACCATCCTCGTCATGGTCCCGCTCGTGCTCATGACGGTCGGACCGGTCACCACCGCCGCCGCCGAGGCGATCTCCTCGGGCGTGAACGCGATCTTCGGCGTCGCGCCGTGGCTCGCCGGCGCCATCCTCGGCGGTTTCTGGCAGGTCTTCGTCCTGTTCGGCCTGCACTGGGGCCTCGTCCCCGTCATGATCAACGACCTCAGCACCCAGGGCTTCTCCATCCTGTCCGGACCGCTCGTCGCAGCAGTGCTCGCTCAGGCAGCCGCCGCGCTCGCCGTGGCGATCAGAAGCCACAGCGCCGCACGGCGCGAGGTCGCGGCGACCGGCTCCCTTTCCGGCTCCTCGCCGGCGTCACCGAACCGGTCATCTACGGCGTCAACCTGCCGCTGA
- a CDS encoding 6-phospho-beta-glucosidase gives MKVAVVGGGSTYTPELVDGIARLGNVLAVEELALTDPAHERLDLVAGVSRRILSRQGHPATVSATADLDAAVDGADVVLLQLRVGGQRARAVDETLPLECGCVGQETTGTGGLAKALRTVPVVLDIAERVRARAAPDAWVVDFTNPVGIVTRALLDAGHRAVGLCNVAIGNQRAVAAHLGADPADVRLDHVGLNHLTWTRRVVVGGTDVLPALLDEGAEVLTERSGLPAALLRRIGAWPSYYLRYFYDHDAVVREQRTTPSRAEEVAAIERELLDLYADPALDRKPALLERRGGAYYSEAAVDLMASLVGDRRDVQVVNLRNAGTFPFLDDGAVVEVPARVGAGGVVPEPVAPLDPLLAGLVAHVSAYESLALDAALRGGRDRVFRALLAHPLIGQAETADRLTDLLLAANHEHLRWLT, from the coding sequence GTGAAGGTCGCGGTCGTCGGCGGCGGGTCGACGTACACCCCGGAGCTCGTCGACGGGATCGCACGGCTGGGGAACGTGCTCGCGGTCGAGGAGCTCGCCCTGACCGACCCGGCCCACGAGCGCCTCGACCTTGTCGCGGGTGTGTCCCGGCGCATCCTGTCCCGCCAGGGCCACCCGGCGACGGTGAGCGCGACGGCGGACCTCGACGCCGCCGTGGACGGGGCCGACGTCGTCCTCCTCCAGCTGCGTGTCGGCGGGCAGCGCGCCCGCGCCGTCGACGAGACCCTCCCGCTCGAGTGCGGCTGCGTGGGGCAGGAGACCACCGGCACCGGGGGGTTGGCGAAGGCCCTGCGCACCGTCCCGGTGGTGCTCGACATCGCCGAGCGGGTCCGGGCCCGGGCGGCGCCGGACGCCTGGGTCGTCGACTTCACCAACCCGGTCGGGATCGTCACCCGGGCGCTGCTCGACGCCGGGCACCGCGCGGTGGGCCTGTGCAACGTCGCCATCGGCAACCAGCGCGCCGTCGCCGCGCACCTCGGGGCGGACCCCGCCGACGTGAGACTGGACCACGTGGGGCTCAACCACCTCACGTGGACCCGGCGTGTCGTCGTCGGCGGCACCGACGTCCTGCCGGCCCTCCTGGACGAGGGCGCCGAGGTCCTCACCGAGCGGTCCGGCCTGCCCGCCGCCCTGCTGCGCCGCATCGGTGCCTGGCCCTCGTACTACCTGCGCTACTTCTACGACCACGACGCCGTCGTCCGTGAGCAGCGCACGACGCCCTCGCGCGCCGAGGAGGTCGCCGCCATCGAGCGGGAGCTCCTCGACCTCTACGCCGACCCCGCGCTCGACCGCAAGCCCGCCCTGCTCGAGAGGCGTGGGGGCGCCTACTACTCGGAGGCGGCCGTGGACCTCATGGCCTCCCTCGTCGGCGACCGGCGCGACGTCCAGGTCGTCAACCTCCGCAACGCGGGCACGTTCCCCTTCCTCGACGACGGCGCCGTCGTCGAGGTGCCCGCCCGGGTCGGCGCCGGAGGCGTGGTGCCCGAGCCCGTGGCGCCGCTCGACCCGCTCCTCGCGGGTCTCGTCGCGCACGTCAGCGCGTACGAGAGCCTCGCGCTCGACGCCGCGCTGCGCGGCGGGCGGGACCGCGTCTTCCGCGCCCTGCTCGCCCACCCGCTGATCGGTCAGGCGGAGACCGCCGACCGGCTCACCGACCTCCTCCTCGCCGCGAACCACGAGCACCTGCGGTGGCTGACGTGA
- a CDS encoding BadF/BadG/BcrA/BcrD ATPase family protein yields the protein MSVLAVDGGNSKTDVLLVADDGTVLACARGGGSCHQSVGMATTMSVIGELVARVAADAGLDPAAGPVAEHGAFYLAGADLPDETAALRDRIGAAGWARRVVVDNDTFALLRAGTDASDAVAVVVGAGVNAVGVAAGGAVTRFPALGRLSGDWGGGADLGAETLWLAVRAEDGRGAPTALRDAVAGYFGVTTVAEVVAGIHLGDIPADRLLGLTPVLLRVAGEGDRAAVAVVRRMAEEVVLLATAALGRLGLLQREADVVLGGGVLAARDPLLLGAVEAGLADRAPSASVRVVDTAPVLGAALLGLDAAGAPPGAGELLRSGLRAASPRHTTTGAS from the coding sequence GTGAGCGTCCTGGCCGTCGACGGTGGGAACAGCAAGACCGACGTCCTCCTCGTCGCCGACGACGGGACGGTCCTGGCCTGCGCGCGGGGTGGCGGCTCGTGCCACCAGAGCGTGGGCATGGCCACCACCATGAGCGTGATCGGTGAGCTCGTGGCGCGCGTCGCCGCCGACGCGGGCCTGGACCCGGCGGCCGGCCCGGTGGCCGAGCACGGGGCGTTCTACCTGGCCGGGGCGGACCTGCCCGACGAGACCGCCGCGCTGCGCGACCGGATCGGCGCAGCCGGCTGGGCGCGGCGTGTCGTGGTCGACAACGACACCTTCGCTCTCCTGCGTGCCGGGACCGACGCCTCCGACGCGGTGGCCGTCGTCGTGGGGGCGGGCGTCAACGCCGTCGGCGTGGCCGCCGGCGGCGCGGTCACCCGGTTCCCCGCGCTGGGGCGGCTCTCGGGCGACTGGGGCGGCGGGGCGGACCTCGGCGCGGAGACGCTCTGGCTCGCGGTGCGGGCCGAGGACGGCCGCGGAGCGCCCACCGCCCTGCGCGACGCCGTCGCCGGGTACTTCGGCGTCACGACGGTCGCGGAGGTCGTCGCAGGCATCCACCTGGGCGACATCCCCGCCGACCGGCTGCTCGGGCTGACCCCGGTGCTGCTGCGGGTGGCCGGTGAAGGGGACCGCGCCGCCGTCGCCGTCGTGCGGCGCATGGCGGAGGAGGTGGTGCTCCTCGCCACCGCCGCCCTGGGCCGGCTCGGGCTGCTGCAGCGGGAGGCCGACGTCGTCCTCGGCGGCGGGGTCCTCGCGGCCCGCGACCCGCTGCTCCTCGGGGCGGTCGAGGCGGGCCTGGCCGACCGCGCGCCGTCGGCGTCCGTGCGTGTGGTGGACACCGCCCCGGTGCTCGGCGCGGCCCTCCTCGGGCTCGACGCGGCAGGCGCACCGCCGGGCGCGGGCGAGCTCCTGCGCTCCGGGCTGCGGGCTGCGTCCCCGAGGCACACCACGACGGGGGCGTCATGA
- a CDS encoding DUF1810 domain-containing protein, with product MSDGHDLERFVRAQEDTYDAALAELARGRKTGHWMWFVFPQVAGLGRSETARRYAIASLAEARAYLRHPVLGPRLVACARTVAASPAPTAQDLLGGIDAVKLRSSMTLFAAAAPGEPAFTAVLDRYYGGSADPETLARL from the coding sequence ATGAGCGACGGGCACGACCTCGAGAGGTTCGTCCGGGCCCAGGAGGACACCTACGACGCCGCCCTGGCCGAGCTGGCACGCGGACGCAAGACCGGGCACTGGATGTGGTTCGTCTTCCCGCAGGTCGCCGGGCTCGGCCGCAGCGAGACGGCCCGGCGGTACGCCATCGCCTCCCTGGCCGAGGCCCGGGCCTACCTGCGGCACCCGGTCCTGGGACCGCGTCTGGTCGCGTGCGCGCGGACCGTCGCGGCGAGCCCCGCCCCGACGGCGCAGGACCTCCTCGGCGGGATCGACGCGGTCAAGCTCCGGTCGTCGATGACGCTGTTCGCGGCCGCCGCTCCGGGCGAGCCGGCGTTCACCGCGGTGCTGGACCGGTACTACGGCGGCTCGGCCGACCCGGAGACCCTCGCCCGGCTCTGA
- a CDS encoding alpha-galactosidase: MATRPVPRPPMGWNSWDCYGTTVTESEVMANAAFMAEHLLPHGWDTVVVDIDWSDPTARAHGYNAGAPLALDDHGRLLPDPGRFPSAAGGAGFGPLAERLHALGLRLGIHTMRGIPRLAVERATPVLGGGGATAADVADPTNVCEWNPDMLGLDHDHPAAQAYYDSTLELYARWGVDLIKADDMLWPYQAADIAAYARAIDRSGRAIDLSLSPGRDLSLTRVGHLREHATMWRICDDLWDRWEDVEGNFARFARWAPFAGERGWPDGDMLPLGRIGLRAERGEPRDDALTPAERVSLMTLWVIARSPLMIGGDLPSTDPATTALFTNPDVLAVHARSSGNREVFREGPLVLWTAEGDDEVRYVAAFNLGAGELAVALDAGDVGLPVTAHGRLVGEVRELWTGEPVTATSVARQSEDTRGVAPGSAALLVRLAPHGAALLRHAPHR; encoded by the coding sequence ATGGCGACCCGACCCGTCCCGCGCCCGCCGATGGGGTGGAACAGCTGGGACTGCTACGGCACGACCGTCACCGAGTCCGAGGTGATGGCAAACGCCGCGTTCATGGCCGAGCACCTCCTGCCCCACGGGTGGGACACCGTCGTCGTGGACATCGACTGGTCCGACCCCACCGCCCGTGCCCACGGGTACAACGCCGGCGCGCCGCTCGCCCTCGACGACCACGGCCGCCTCCTCCCGGACCCGGGGCGCTTCCCCAGCGCCGCCGGCGGGGCGGGCTTCGGGCCGCTCGCCGAACGCCTCCACGCGCTCGGGCTGCGTCTGGGCATCCACACGATGCGGGGGATCCCGCGCCTGGCGGTGGAGCGGGCCACGCCCGTGCTCGGCGGTGGCGGCGCCACCGCCGCCGACGTCGCCGACCCGACGAACGTGTGCGAGTGGAACCCGGACATGCTCGGGCTCGACCACGACCACCCGGCCGCCCAGGCCTACTACGACTCCACCCTGGAGCTGTACGCCCGGTGGGGTGTCGACCTCATCAAGGCCGACGACATGCTGTGGCCGTACCAGGCGGCGGACATCGCGGCCTACGCCCGGGCGATCGACCGGTCGGGCCGCGCGATCGACCTGAGCCTCTCGCCGGGGCGGGACCTCTCCCTGACCCGCGTGGGCCACCTGCGCGAGCACGCCACGATGTGGCGCATCTGCGACGACCTGTGGGACCGGTGGGAGGACGTCGAGGGCAACTTCGCCCGGTTCGCCCGGTGGGCGCCGTTCGCGGGGGAGCGGGGCTGGCCCGACGGCGACATGCTGCCGCTGGGACGCATCGGCCTGCGGGCCGAGCGGGGCGAGCCGCGCGACGACGCCCTCACGCCCGCCGAGCGGGTCAGCCTCATGACCCTGTGGGTGATCGCCCGCTCGCCCCTGATGATCGGTGGGGACCTGCCGTCGACGGACCCGGCGACGACCGCGCTGTTCACCAACCCGGACGTCCTCGCCGTACACGCCCGCTCGAGCGGCAACCGTGAGGTCTTCCGCGAGGGTCCGCTGGTGCTGTGGACCGCCGAGGGGGACGACGAGGTGCGCTACGTGGCGGCCTTCAACCTCGGCGCCGGGGAGCTCGCGGTCGCACTCGACGCCGGGGACGTCGGGCTGCCGGTGACCGCCCACGGCCGGCTCGTCGGGGAGGTCCGCGAGCTGTGGACGGGCGAGCCGGTCACCGCCACGTCGGTGGCCCGCCAGAGCGAGGACACCCGAGGCGTCGCACCCGGCTCCGCGGCCCTGCTCGTGCGCCTCGCGCCCCACGGGGCGGCGCTGCTTCGGCACGCACCTCACCGGTAG
- the dinB gene encoding DNA polymerase IV, producing MPDGATILHADLDAFYASVEQLLDPALRGRPIAVGGSPSGGVVLAASYEAKAFGVQGGMPGWRAARLCPDLTFVRGSFARYQPLADRVMDILGDVTPLVQRISVDEAFLDVSGAVHLFGPPASIGALIRRRVRAEVGLAISVGAARTKHLAKVASQVAKPDGLVVVEPGQERAFLDPLPVALMWGVGPVTEQQLAERGIRTIGDLAAAPGPMLERLLGRPGGTLHALALDEDPRRVATSSRARSVGAQSALGRRAPTPELVRSVLSHLAERVAGRLRAKDRAGRTVTVRVRFAGMRAVTRSLTLAAPVSSTLTLTEVAERLVRQALDDQDGAVEITLLAISVSNLAAQPSIQLELPLPPPDPWRPGSATGSARWALDRSMDAARARFGKDAVGYLPATLGRTGGVPDDFRELAQRDL from the coding sequence GTGCCCGACGGAGCCACGATCCTCCACGCCGACCTCGACGCCTTCTACGCGTCGGTGGAGCAGCTGCTCGACCCGGCCCTGCGGGGCCGGCCGATCGCGGTGGGCGGCAGCCCGAGCGGCGGGGTGGTGCTCGCGGCGTCCTACGAGGCGAAGGCCTTCGGCGTGCAGGGCGGGATGCCGGGCTGGCGGGCGGCCCGCCTGTGCCCGGACCTCACCTTCGTCCGCGGCAGCTTCGCGCGGTACCAGCCGCTGGCGGACCGCGTCATGGACATCCTCGGTGACGTCACGCCCCTCGTGCAGCGCATCTCCGTCGACGAGGCCTTCCTCGACGTCTCCGGAGCCGTGCACCTCTTCGGCCCGCCCGCGTCGATCGGGGCGCTGATCCGGCGGCGGGTGCGCGCGGAGGTCGGGCTGGCGATCTCGGTGGGTGCGGCCCGCACCAAGCACCTGGCCAAGGTCGCCTCGCAGGTGGCCAAGCCCGACGGGCTCGTCGTCGTCGAGCCGGGGCAGGAGCGTGCCTTCCTCGACCCGCTGCCGGTGGCCCTCATGTGGGGGGTCGGCCCGGTGACGGAGCAGCAGCTGGCGGAGCGGGGCATCCGCACCATCGGCGACCTCGCGGCCGCGCCGGGTCCCATGCTCGAGCGTCTTCTCGGGCGCCCCGGGGGGACGCTGCACGCCCTGGCGCTGGACGAGGACCCGCGCCGGGTCGCGACGTCGTCCCGGGCCCGGTCCGTCGGCGCCCAGTCCGCGCTCGGCCGGCGGGCCCCGACGCCGGAGCTCGTCCGCTCGGTGCTCTCGCACCTCGCCGAGCGGGTCGCCGGGCGTCTGCGCGCCAAGGACCGTGCCGGCCGGACGGTCACGGTGCGGGTGCGGTTCGCCGGCATGCGGGCCGTCACCCGCTCCCTCACCCTCGCCGCCCCGGTCTCGTCGACGCTCACGCTCACCGAGGTGGCCGAGCGCCTCGTCCGGCAGGCCCTGGACGACCAGGACGGCGCCGTCGAGATCACCCTCCTGGCGATCTCGGTGTCGAACCTCGCCGCGCAGCCGTCCATCCAGCTCGAGCTGCCCCTTCCCCCGCCCGACCCGTGGCGGCCAGGCTCGGCCACCGGCTCGGCCCGGTGGGCGCTCGACCGGTCGATGGACGCCGCGCGCGCCCGGTTCGGCAAGGACGCCGTCGGCTACCTCCCGGCGACGCTGGGCCGGACCGGCGGTGTGCCGGACGACTTCCGCGAGCTGGCGCAGCGGGACCTGTGA